From the genome of Argonema galeatum A003/A1:
GTCAGGAACTAGCTCACCAAAAGCACGAGGACTTTGCCGCAATCTTTCAGCACAAACGAAGGAGATATCTGGAGCGCGTAAGTCTTTATTTGACAGAATAAAACCACCGCTGGAATCAAATACTCGCCCCAGATTATGGGGAACAACCCAATTCATCAATAACCAGCCAAAGCGTATCCCAATTTCGCTAGATACGATATCTGATGGCCCCATGATAACAATGTTTCCCTCTTGCAACTCTATTTGATAATCTTCATATTCTGGTGAAAGTTGCGCTTGGAATTTTTCCAAATCCCGGACAGTTAAAGACATCGTAATTCTCCTTGGATATCCGAATCGTAGACATAATCCATAGCACCATCATTCTGAAAATTACCTGCTCCACAAGTTCCCATTCTGTTTATTTTTCCAATTTAATCAAATACAGGAGGCCATAATTCAGAAATGGCTAATTCCCAACCGGGAAATAATTCTGGAATAGTGAGGATATCTTCATTATTAAATACTGTTGGTTCGCTCCCAGAACGATAGAGAGTTACTGTCAGCTTATCTGGGTCAATTAGTATTCCTATTCTCGCGCCTAGTTCCAGAAACATTTGAATTTTTTCTCTAATTTTTTTGACTCTATCTGTCCGGGATTTAATCTCTACAACCAAGTCAGGAACTAACTCACCAAAAGCACGAGGACTTTGGCGCAATCTTTCGGCACAAACGAAGGAGATAT
Proteins encoded in this window:
- a CDS encoding Uma2 family endonuclease, translating into MSLTVRDLEKFQAQLSSEYDDYQIELQEGNIVIMGPSDIVSSEIGIRLSAFLFAWIEPRKLGRVFDSSGGFILSNQDLRAPDISFVCAERLRQSPRAFGELVPDLVVEIKSRTDRVKKIREKIQMFLELGARIGILIDPDKLTVTLYRSGSEPTVFNNEDILTIPELFPGWELAISELWPPVFD
- a CDS encoding Uma2 family endonuclease, with protein sequence MSLTVRDLEKFQAQLSPEYEDYQIELQEGNIVIMGPSDIVSSEIGIRFGWLLMNWVVPHNLGRVFDSSGGFILSNKDLRAPDISFVCAERLRQSPRAFGELVPDLVVEIKSRTDRVKKIREKIQMFLELGARIGILIDPDKLTVTVYRASGEPTVFNNEDILTIPELFPGWELAISELWPPVFD